From the genome of Saccharicrinis carchari, one region includes:
- a CDS encoding saccharopine dehydrogenase C-terminal domain-containing protein: protein MSNNKNILILGAGKVAGPIVQYFLRQKYRVTVASQYLYEGELIIENNPLGEAVECCANDGAKLNSLVRNSNVVVSLLPNKFHHLVCKACIRQKRSLLTPSYEQPEISLMHSDACKSNITILNEMGLYPGIDHMWASEIIAEIKARGGKVKKFISACGALPSPESLDNPFRYKFSWSPKAVMRASSAKASYLKNNIMVELEPSQLMKNIVAVKIRRLGKLEAHANRNALPYISLYQIPQVETFFRGTLRYKGWCEVIDALIETGYLSEKPFPEHISNYGDLTAFLGGMENTPNLRDSFARKLNIKTHSNTIMAMEWIGLFSRSHFNTNLSSPFEVLTNRMAGRIKMLPSDKDVVVLNQQILFTLPDGKEKMINAVLTRMGRDDQRTAIADAVSLPTALAAEMLLHKSIEHKGVIRPVYPDIYQPILKKLRENFKFRFKETELDGEKWPKGW, encoded by the coding sequence ATGAGCAACAATAAAAACATACTAATTCTGGGTGCAGGCAAAGTAGCGGGACCGATTGTACAATATTTTTTACGTCAGAAATATCGCGTAACTGTTGCCTCGCAATATCTTTATGAAGGAGAGTTAATCATTGAAAACAACCCACTCGGCGAAGCCGTTGAATGCTGTGCCAATGATGGCGCTAAACTTAATTCTTTGGTCCGCAACAGCAATGTGGTGGTGAGTTTATTGCCCAATAAATTTCATCATTTGGTGTGCAAAGCTTGCATCCGGCAAAAACGCAGTTTGCTTACCCCCTCATACGAGCAGCCCGAAATTAGTTTGATGCATTCTGATGCCTGCAAAAGCAACATTACCATTTTAAACGAAATGGGCTTATATCCGGGGATAGATCACATGTGGGCATCCGAAATTATTGCCGAGATTAAGGCAAGAGGAGGCAAGGTTAAAAAGTTTATTTCGGCATGTGGTGCTTTGCCCTCTCCCGAATCCCTTGATAATCCTTTCCGGTATAAATTTTCGTGGAGCCCAAAAGCTGTGATGCGGGCCAGCTCCGCTAAGGCCAGTTATCTGAAAAACAATATTATGGTTGAGCTCGAACCATCCCAATTGATGAAGAACATTGTTGCCGTAAAAATAAGACGATTAGGTAAACTGGAAGCACACGCCAATCGCAACGCCCTGCCATACATTAGTTTATACCAAATACCTCAGGTAGAAACCTTTTTTAGGGGAACGTTAAGGTACAAAGGATGGTGCGAGGTGATAGATGCTTTAATAGAAACCGGCTACCTTTCTGAAAAACCCTTTCCGGAACACATTAGCAACTATGGCGATTTAACTGCATTTTTGGGTGGTATGGAGAACACTCCCAATTTGAGGGATAGTTTTGCACGGAAACTCAATATAAAAACGCATTCCAACACCATTATGGCCATGGAATGGATTGGCTTGTTTTCCAGGTCACATTTCAACACCAATTTGTCAAGCCCCTTTGAGGTGCTAACCAACAGAATGGCAGGCAGAATAAAAATGTTGCCCTCGGATAAAGATGTTGTAGTACTAAACCAACAAATATTGTTTACCCTACCCGATGGAAAAGAAAAAATGATAAATGCTGTATTGACTCGGATGGGCAGAGACGATCAAAGAACTGCCATTGCCGATGCGGTTTCGTTACCCACAGCCCTGGCTGCTGAAATGTTGCTACATAAAAGTATTGAACACAAGGGTGTTATCCGCCCGGTTTACCCCGACATTTACCAACCTATACTTAAAAAATTGAGGGAAAATTTTAAATTTAGATTTAAAGAAACCGAATTAGACGGCGAAAAATGGCCGAAAGGCTGGTGA
- the mgtE gene encoding magnesium transporter, translating into MPKFTLTRGFVDKVRHAIEHKEEKKLKQKLSKLHPADIADLFRELDLEEAKYIYLLADDETAADVILELEEDERRRFLEALPSEVIARRFIDQMDSDDAADVLGEMDDNRQQEVLSHLEDVKVAGDIADLLNYHEDTAGGLMAKEYIQVKESWNLPTCLRSMRRQGEDVNEVYYVYVVDNDGILKGTLSLKRLLLSPENATVKDIYNDKLISVRTDAPGEEVSAIMEKYDLVALPVVDGIGRLVGRITIDDVVDFMREEAEKDYQLASGITEDVESSDSVWIHTRARMPWLLLGMLGGILSSRVVGGFVSLLSEHPQLAFFMGLIAAMAGNTGMQSSAIIVQSLASGSMGLDTTWNKLIKELSIALLNATVLAVIILTYNYIVGAGVALTYTVGIAMFSVVVFASLLGTFIPLLMKRLKIDPAVATGPFVTTMNDIIGMFVYLTIATICYAWLV; encoded by the coding sequence ATGCCCAAGTTTACGTTAACCAGAGGCTTTGTAGATAAGGTTCGACATGCCATTGAGCACAAGGAGGAAAAAAAGCTAAAGCAAAAGCTGAGCAAACTGCATCCGGCCGATATTGCTGACCTTTTTAGGGAGCTTGACCTCGAAGAAGCTAAATATATTTATCTGCTGGCTGACGACGAAACGGCCGCCGACGTTATTCTGGAATTGGAAGAAGATGAACGTCGTCGTTTTCTGGAAGCACTACCCAGTGAGGTCATAGCGAGGCGATTCATCGATCAGATGGACTCCGATGATGCGGCCGACGTGTTGGGCGAGATGGATGACAACCGGCAGCAAGAAGTACTCTCGCACCTTGAGGATGTGAAGGTGGCCGGTGATATTGCCGATTTACTTAATTACCACGAAGATACGGCCGGGGGCTTGATGGCCAAAGAGTACATCCAGGTAAAGGAGTCGTGGAATCTGCCTACTTGTTTGCGCAGTATGCGCAGGCAAGGCGAAGATGTGAACGAGGTATATTACGTGTATGTGGTGGACAACGATGGTATTTTAAAAGGAACGCTCTCCTTAAAACGTTTGCTGTTAAGCCCCGAAAATGCTACTGTAAAGGATATTTATAACGATAAATTAATATCTGTACGTACGGATGCGCCTGGTGAGGAGGTAAGCGCTATCATGGAAAAATATGATTTGGTTGCCCTGCCGGTAGTGGATGGGATAGGCCGTTTGGTGGGTCGCATTACCATCGACGACGTGGTGGATTTTATGCGCGAAGAAGCCGAAAAGGACTATCAGCTGGCTTCCGGTATTACCGAGGATGTGGAATCGTCGGACAGTGTCTGGATTCATACACGTGCACGTATGCCCTGGCTGTTGCTGGGTATGTTGGGTGGTATACTCAGTTCGCGTGTGGTGGGTGGGTTTGTTAGTTTGCTTTCGGAACATCCTCAATTGGCCTTTTTTATGGGTTTGATTGCTGCCATGGCCGGTAATACGGGTATGCAGTCTTCGGCCATTATTGTACAATCACTGGCTTCGGGGAGTATGGGCCTGGATACTACCTGGAATAAGCTTATAAAAGAGCTGTCCATCGCCCTGCTCAATGCCACGGTGCTGGCGGTTATTATTTTAACTTATAATTATATAGTGGGTGCTGGTGTGGCACTAACCTACACGGTGGGTATCGCCATGTTTTCGGTGGTGGTGTTTGCCTCTTTATTGGGTACTTTTATCCCCCTTTTGATGAAACGTTTAAAAATAGATCCGGCCGTTGCCACCGGTCCCTTTGTTACTACCATGAACGATATTATAGGTATGTTTGTATATCTCACCATAGCCACGATATGTTATGCATGGTTGGTATAA
- the rsmA gene encoding 16S rRNA (adenine(1518)-N(6)/adenine(1519)-N(6))-dimethyltransferase RsmA, translated as MKNVRAKKHLGQHFLNDEGIAKKIAGSLMNNNTNVLEVGPGMGVLTKYLLDKEGINLKVVEIDVESVAYLKKHYPQLNNHIISDDFLQMDLNKLSKEQFSIIGNFPYNISSQIFFKVLEYKDKIPEVVGMLQKEVAERLTAPPGTRAQGILSIFLQAYYNVEYLFTVPEHVFTPPPKVKSGVIRVTRNNVQKLDCDEKLFARIVKTGFNQRRKTLSNSLKSIPFNREKVMQMEVFGKRPEQLGVKEFVALTQFIQANMLH; from the coding sequence AACGTTAGGGCAAAAAAGCATCTGGGACAACATTTTTTAAACGACGAAGGTATCGCAAAAAAAATAGCCGGCAGCTTAATGAATAATAATACCAATGTATTGGAAGTGGGGCCGGGTATGGGCGTATTGACCAAGTACTTATTAGATAAAGAAGGGATTAATTTAAAGGTGGTGGAAATAGATGTGGAATCCGTTGCCTATCTGAAAAAGCATTACCCTCAATTGAACAACCATATTATATCCGACGACTTTTTGCAGATGGACCTTAATAAGTTAAGTAAAGAGCAATTTAGCATCATTGGTAATTTTCCGTACAATATATCGAGTCAAATATTTTTTAAAGTACTTGAATACAAAGACAAAATACCCGAGGTGGTTGGCATGCTGCAAAAAGAAGTGGCCGAACGCTTAACGGCACCTCCCGGAACAAGAGCCCAGGGAATACTTAGTATTTTTTTACAGGCCTATTATAACGTCGAATATCTTTTTACCGTACCAGAACATGTTTTTACGCCTCCGCCCAAAGTAAAATCCGGCGTTATTAGAGTTACACGTAACAATGTCCAAAAACTCGACTGCGACGAGAAACTTTTTGCGCGTATTGTTAAAACAGGTTTTAATCAACGCCGGAAAACGCTGAGTAACTCCCTAAAGTCGATTCCTTTTAACCGGGAAAAAGTTATGCAAATGGAGGTTTTTGGAAAACGACCGGAACAGTTAGGTGTTAAAGAGTTTGTAGCACTTACACAATTTATTCAAGCGAATATGTTGCATTAA